The following coding sequences are from one Rathayibacter sp. SW19 window:
- a CDS encoding aquaporin, whose product MADASTAAAPTLTPTFGSRLAAEAVGTFILVFGVVGTVLFAAGFNKGVGGLNVGFVGVSLALGLTVVVGAYGLGHISGAHFNPAVTIGLAVAGRFSWKDVGGYIVAQLIGGIIASSLLLAILAGGKDLNLTKQFAGASTGFDNISPGHYSLVAVLLIEIITTAVFLWVIIGVTSDGAPKGFAPLAIGLALTLLALIAIPVSNASFNPARAIATAIYGGPDAFAQVWATVVAPIVGAIIAGATFKGLFEGTKKA is encoded by the coding sequence ATGGCTGACGCATCCACTGCTGCCGCCCCCACACTCACCCCGACGTTCGGCTCCCGGCTGGCCGCCGAAGCCGTCGGAACCTTCATCCTGGTCTTCGGCGTCGTCGGGACCGTGCTGTTCGCGGCCGGGTTCAACAAGGGCGTCGGCGGGCTGAACGTGGGTTTCGTCGGCGTCTCGCTCGCCCTGGGTTTGACCGTCGTCGTCGGGGCATACGGTCTCGGTCACATCTCCGGGGCGCACTTCAACCCCGCCGTGACGATCGGGCTCGCCGTCGCAGGACGCTTCTCCTGGAAGGACGTCGGCGGCTACATCGTCGCGCAGCTCATCGGCGGTATTATCGCGTCGAGCCTGCTGCTGGCAATCCTCGCAGGCGGCAAGGACCTCAACCTGACGAAGCAGTTCGCGGGTGCATCAACCGGTTTCGACAACATCTCCCCCGGGCACTACAGCCTGGTGGCCGTGCTCCTGATCGAAATCATCACGACCGCCGTCTTCCTCTGGGTGATCATCGGCGTGACCAGCGACGGCGCCCCCAAGGGATTCGCCCCGCTCGCGATCGGCCTCGCCCTGACACTGCTCGCACTCATCGCCATCCCGGTCTCGAACGCCTCGTTCAACCCGGCACGTGCGATCGCCACGGCGATCTACGGCGGTCCTGATGCCTTCGCCCAGGTCTGGGCGACCGTCGTCGCCCCGATCGTCGGCGCGATCATCGCCGGCGCGACCTTCAAGGGCCTGTTCGAGGGCACTAAGAAGGCCTGA